The following coding sequences are from one Diospyros lotus cultivar Yz01 chromosome 7, ASM1463336v1, whole genome shotgun sequence window:
- the LOC127806690 gene encoding uncharacterized protein LOC127806690 translates to MIGVGKIKQYTNVLDKPLSKGKQEVSLSAFAFLFSELVQYSQTQVDNIAELERRLEDAGYAVGARVLELFCHREKGNRRETRLLGILSFVHSTVWKVLFGKVADSLEKGTEHEDEYMISEKELLVNRFISIPKDMGTFNCGAFVAGIVRGVLDNAGFPAVVTAHFVPVEGQQRPRTTILIKFAEEVLRREARLGG, encoded by the exons atgattggagtGGGGAAGATCAAGCAATACACCAACGTCCTCGACAAACCCCTCAGCAAGGGAAAACAAGAg GTGAGCTTGAGTGCATTCGCATTCTTGTTTTCAGAGCTTGTTCAATACAGTCAAACGCAAGTTGACAATATAGCAGAGCTAGAGAGAAG GTTAGAGGATGCTGGTTATGCCGTTGGTGCACGGGTGTTGGAACTTTTTTGCCATCGGGAAAAG GGAAACAGAAGGGAGACACGATTATTGGGCATTTTGTCTTTTGTACACAGTACAGTATGGAAGGTGTTATTTGGAAAG GTAGCTGACTCACTTGAGAAGGGGACTGAACATGAAGATGAATACATGATTAGTGAGAAGGAACTCCTTGTGAATAG ATTTATATCAATACCAAAAGACATGGGGACATTTAATTGTGGTGCATTTGTTGCAGGAATAGTAAGG GGAGTTCTGGATAATGCAGGTTTTCCAGCTGTAGTTACAGCGCATTTTGTACCTGTAGAGGGTCAACAACGACCTCGGacaaccattttaataaaatttgctGAAGAG